The Onychostoma macrolepis isolate SWU-2019 unplaced genomic scaffold, ASM1243209v1 Scaffold4, whole genome shotgun sequence DNA segment tgaggctggggtcaaggcatcaagagccaccacacactgacgtgtcaaggaatttggctacagttgtcgtattcctcttgttaagccactcctgaaccacagacaacgtcagaggcgtcttacctgggctaaggagaagaagaactggactgttgcccagtggtccaaagtcctcttttcagatgagagcaagttttgtatttcatttggaaaccaaggtcctagagtctggaggaagggtggagaagctcatagcccaagttgcttgaagtccagtgttaagtttccatggtctgtgatgatttggggtgcaatgtcatctgctggtgttggtccattgtgttgtttgaaaaccaaagtcactgcaccagtttaccaagaaattttggagcacttcatgcttccttctgctggccagctttttgaagatgctgatttcattttccagcaggatttggcacctgcccacactgccaaaaacaccaaaagttggttaaatgaccatggtgttggtgtgcttgacaggccagcaaactcaccagacctgaacagtctgcattgaatttatttaatacacgagtttcacaatttgagttgaattactgaaataaatgaacttttccacgacattctaatttattgagatgcacctgtatgcatGTTCATGACCCTAAACGAGAAAAAGTAACAAATCTTCAAGAAAAACAACATAAGTTAAATAGTATGTCAGATAGATTGAAAATAGAAATGATAGCTCATTTTTACTACTTTGgctgacaaaatattttttctgtattgAAATGAGTGGGGAAAAGCTACTTTTTTTGCTTCATAggattgtaaaaaaaactaaaataacaaaatataaccaagaaatgttattattttgggTCTGTAGAGTTGCCTTAGAGCATTAAAATATgcgggtcaaattgacccgggaacagtaaaaatgtaacaatttttttttggatatgTCAAAACACATCAGCGTGTTGAAACTTCACATGTATGTTCATGACCCTAAATGaggaaaagtcacaaaatttcaagaaaaaagtTAACTGATATTTCTGACAACTCAAAAATCTAAacgggtcaaattgacccggaACAGTACATGAGGGTTAAAGGTGCAGTAAGTGATTTCTGAGAAACACTGCTGATACTTGTAATGACTTAAACAAACACACCCCTCCCTTCACTGTACTGCCCCTAAATTCATGAATATGCAGCACAAACATAGCCTGTGTCcaaatgtgcatactatccatcctaaattctatgtgatagtagtaattttcaatactatttagggcagataagGGTGGacagtatgcacattgggatgcaGGTATAGTTTTCATAATTACAGGAATCACAAAAAGAGggactaaaaaaaaatagagagaaGATCGCGATTTTTTAGGACACGCTTAGGAGAACACATATGCAgtgtaaacaaatacaaatcacCCCAGAAAAAGCCTACCGTTTCATATGAATCATTTTTGGAAAACAGCTTACATACTCTTAGAATAAAACAGACTaatatgtaaatgtctttaaatatatatataaaaaaaaagaaacgctCACTTGTGTGTCTGAGACACTGCAAAAATTCATCGCATAGTATTCAGTCTCCTTCACAAAAGTGGTACTGATATAACTTCTAAagcccttatgaaaattaaccatcgTTTAATTATAGTAAACATTCAGTAACCATGTTTTTGCCGTAATGACTACCGTttgtaaccacagttttactaaaaataccatggttaaactatgttTAATGTAGCAAAACAATGGTTAATTTGTGATGACCATAGTTTAATTATAGTAACGATGtacttttggttttatttgtactAAAACCATTGTTAAATTTCTTAAGGGaagaataaatacaatatagctacactgtaaaaaaaaaaatcgtaattttatggaaaataactgatttttttcaggttgttttcttttattttgaattgcatTCAAAACTCTGTAAAATTATCTCTGAATTAACTACTTGGCTGTTATTTTAAGGattatgacattaatgacaaattacaataattcacgtttttaatacagaaaaactactatatttttatacagtacattttctgttttcttaaattacaaacaaatgtatgtaaaattacaaaaataatctgtaattaataaaataaaaccgtTAGATGATAAAATGGTCAAAAGACTGGCAGCaacagctgccaaacaaaaaacataaaattaaattaatatttagtaaatttagtaagtaaagtaaaatatccttatttaaataatctgacaaacactgttaatttacaggtatttcctgaatttttatgatcaaacaccttcactgaaaaacaaaagacaaaaaaacggtcaaatgactggcagcacAGTGTGCCAAactaaaaccttaaaattaaagtaaaatctcCTTATTTAAACAGGCTGACAACACTGTTAATTTACAGGAATGTCCTAAATTATTACGATCAAAAaccttcactgtaaaattaactaattaattaattaaacgtcacatgactggcagcaacagaacattaaacactaacagatctctctagatctcagcatcttcacttattacaaaccagtctgactttatttatttgatacaaaacttcttattgagaattaacagaggtttagatgttgatgttttattgaaaataataaagtttgaaatcaccattgtggagataagcgtttgctttagttgggcttctgACTCTTCACTTTATAATATCAGCTTTTATTTGGCAGCTGTGACTTTGCTAGTGAAAAATTACTAGCGAAAACTCTGATCATATAAACCTAGTTACTTATTGATGATGAGTTAATCATCATATAGTAGCCTGATCACATCATGAGTATTGTTTCAGAGTATGTTagcctttaatgttttttatttttgttcattttttataCAGCATTCTTGTGATGTTATGACAGtcagagatttttattttattttatttttttatcattatacagAAAGTGTCTTGAATGGCAGCTTTTTGATTCAcagaaacatcaagaatcagcacatgaatctcaacaattgtgacaatcaacaaaaagcTTGTTTTGCGATGATCAGAGCTGATCAGAATATTTTGTAGATTGTTACCATTGTTACCATTGTTGCAGGattgtatatcctgcacttgctgctattgcacttctggttagacctaaactgcatttcgttgccctgtacctgtacttgtgtaatgacaataaagttgaatctaatctaatctaatctaatatgcagattcttgatgtctgtgactCTACGTGATCTCATCTAAAtaatttcttcaaaataccttacAAACCTTCGAAATATCAAAGCAGGGCCACtttttgagcaataaaacactacaacaaaatgaaattaataaatttaacatGTTCAGATATTTCTGATGAGGCTAGTGAGTTAGGCCACTATACGATGACAAGACCATCATCAGTACGTAAACCAATCTGATCAGAATTTTTCCTGCAGGTTTTGttgtaacaaatgtgctttagatACACACAGTTATAGCAGCCAGagaaataaaacattgttaatAAGTGAAGGGTCAGAAGCCCAACTAAAGAAAATGCTTATCTCCGcaatggtgacttcaaacttgattaatttcaataaaacatcaacatctaaacctctgttaattctcaataagaagttttgtatgaaataaataaagtcagactggtttgtaataagtgaagatgctgagatctagagagatctgttagtgtttaatgttctgtTGGGATTTAAAGGGTTTctgttgtctgtgttttgtgggtcaccattgtgctgaagagtagAGTCTGTGCTTCAGTCCAGGAGAAGACCAAAAAAAACAGATGTTATGCTgaatgtagttttatttaaaagcagtAATTGTGGAGTTGTTGATGTAGTGATAGTTATCAGTTTTTGCACGTATGCTGTTGTTAGATGATGGttaactgaaaaatgaaaaaaacacagAGAATGTTTCACAATTATAATCCAGACAATACCtggaaagtaaaaaaaaaaattaagaaaagaaATAGGATGTTGTaccttaattttacagttttttgtgTTGCCATTCATTGaccgttttttttaaaaacgttctTTAACCGTTATTTCCATTAATGGTAAACGTTTGGCACCCTGTGCTGCcaagcatttcactgttttttttacagtgtagatctCAAATGGTGAATCATTTATCATTGTTATATATTGTCATTGTCATATTGCCCAGTCCTAAAACTGCTCGATGTTAAAGTATTAAGCCATTAGAGGTAACAGAATAACTTACCacaaagctgctttgaaaccatGTGTATTGTAgatgctatacaaataaataacttgacTTGAATGAACCAAGCTAATGATTCCTTACTATTAGAGATGCCAAACAAGGACGCAGAGGAGTGCAGTCATATAAATGAATGAGCTTAATCCATACAATCAATGAGCTGCTGCAAATAACATTTCCAGATGTGATTTTCTACTTTATTTGTAGTAAGTGCTTACATTTCAATGCAAatcagtttatatttataatataataaatctaCAGAGATCAATTATAAAGTcacattttaagttgtttacctTACTGAGTTTCAGTTTCATTCTCATCCGAGTTCTGTAGGGAATGcagacattttataatattttatgtttatattattccAAGGGTGTAGGTTTGCTTTTGACATTGGTGGGGACATAAACCCAGTTTTCTAACGTATTTACTTTAACTTCTTAGGTATCAATGGTATGACCTTTCAGATGCAtctgaaattacaaaaacatatacatatatttaattgtttgatcaaaattgtTGCTAGGGACGGTTTGGTGGTCAATGGATATTGGTAGGGACACGTCCCTTGCGTTCCCCCCTAATTGTACGCCCCTGTATTATTCTACTTTAGATCGCGTTGGAATGGTTAAAGCTTACTGTATCATCAATTGCCATAGCTTTTATGAATCTATGCAAGAAATACCTCTGCTCTTTCAGCTGTCTAGCATGAGCTGTGAGAAGGACTATGGTAATTGATGATAACATGATgaaattcccagaatgcattgcactGTGTTGACACATCCTCATTCTCTATATCTAACATTACAACAACAGCATATCATgattctgtgaaacaaagcaaaacctcTGCATCCGCCTTCCTAAACAATGCCTCTTCAACGCTGAAAAACTTTTCTAATATTAACATGTGTTCAGCTTTTGCCTGATCATAACCTCTCTTTTTCCAGTGATATTCATCTGACTGTTTTCTCTTTGGTAATGTCTCAGCCGTCTCTCGTTCTACAAATCTCATGCTTATTCAGATTCTCTCTCCTCCCCATCATGAATGTAAACACCCGTTATTGCTGATTGGCTGCAAGAGTGTGGTGgtgtaaacaatatttttttccagaCGCACAGAGCAGACAGATGAAAAATATTCTCaaaattgtttgttttggtgttgATTGCATTTATCAATAGTGTTTCTCAGAAATCATTGGCTGCACTTACTATAAATTCATGCCACAGACTTTCTTTTCTAAAGCTTTTCTCATTTCAGTGTGTCTGCAGGTCACAGTAGAGGCTGTTATCGGTGGTTCTGTTGTCCTGCCGTGTTCAACTGAACATGATCTTAAACTTCTAGACACTGAAGTGCACTGGAGACACAATGGCAGCAAGATTGTGTTTGATATAATCAAGGGTGAAGATTCACTAGAGAATCAGGGCCAATGGTACAAGAACAGAGCTGAAACTTTCCCTGAAGAGTATGTGAGAGGAAACTTCTCCATCAAACTCTCTGGTCTCACTCACACTGATGCTGGAAAATACATCTGCCTCATCACCCCCTCAGATGAACAGAAGACAGTAGAGCTGATCATCAACGGTGAGTGAAAACAGCTGCATGATGTTTTTAATCTAAAGTTTTATGCTTTAAAATCTAAATAGACAAAATGATTGATCCAATATTAGCTCACAAGTGATGTTTCAGTCTGAAAGCTGCTGTATATAAATGATAGGGATCTGTTGTCTTCATCACAGTGCagtaatattgttttctctcaGACTTTTTTGTTGgagaaacaacaaaagaaaaaggaaacaaaTCCACTGATCAAGAAACCAGACCAGACCGTGTCGAGAAACCGTGGCTTTGGATCCCGGTTGTCATTCTATTAACCATAATACTGGGTTTACTTTTCTTTCTAATtatctttagaaaaaaaatcccAAGCTGCCTTATGTCAGGTGAACATGGCCTGGGTTCAGATTCTCATGAGGTTGTGAGCCCTGTCCCACGTTATAAATCAGTAACTGCTGCTGATCTTGATGAAGCAGGTAAATGACACAGATGTGCAGCTTGGTGCACTGGCAGCAATTACACGAGCTTTCGCACTAAACaaggaaaaaaaaggaaacaggaACATTTTTAGCTGAAGTTAAAGGAGAATGAGGCTGTCAGTATGATGCTGCCTTAACAGTTCTGTACTGAAAGTGTTATATACAGGGTCCCCACGCTTCTTGAAAGTACTTGAATTTCAGACATATGGATTCAAGGCCCGGAAAGTACTTGAAAAGAAACATAGGTCCTTGAAAGTGcttgaattaaatttgaaataaattttgtTTATAGCGCTAATTCAAAAATTGTCTTATATGTGCTGTCAAAGACAGAACGAAACGGCACAAATGATTGGGGgtagcgcaaaaaaaaaaaaaaaaaaaaaaaatttagcgTGTGTTGATGTGCAGCCTAGAGTTTTCTTAAGTCGCTCCCGCTGAGTTTCTGACCATTACCGCCCGCTCCCGCAAACATTCTATATTGTATATCATTTTTgcgctattaatatgcggggtATTGAAATCACTTTTGAATGAGCGCTCGCCGTTCACATTCGCGTCGATTTCACGATCACGCGCACTCTGTGTAAAGTGAGCACATCTTTACAGTGCGTGAATAATTATTAGGCAcgttgatattctgatcatatttttttcaaagcatattttaccaattccaaaccacatcgaTATTTATAACTACTATTAATCATATATATAAGTGATAATAAGCTGGAACTGAAAATCTCCTTATATTCATGTGTTcagaattattaggcacgttttcttttacagataaaatgaaccaaaaaaagagatttaattGAAAAGTCATAAATTATTAAATCCCCaatgataaatatttaaaactaatGCAATACAGAATTTGTCAAGTTAAGACATGACCATTGGTCAGCGAAATGCGCACTGGGTCAGCGGGGTTAGACAAAAAACGGTAACTGcgaaataattaagaattaatgtgaagaattaggtgtaaACCATCAAAcctttagtctccagcaccaccattttccagaactgcaaccttcctggagtctccagaattacaaggtgtcaggttctcagagacatTGCTTGGGTAAAACATCCTAaaaaatggccctcacttaataagaataacatgctgaagtgttgtaaaatacatgaaGACTAATTTTTGTAGGCTTTAtagacagataagttgagagtgactcttgaaggaccagcatcacatcctctggtaccactgtttgaagaatttatcttccagaatagCAGTAGgttttgggagctcattttcagtcaatctctgcaagacagactCTTCGGGATAGGAGATGGACTAAAAATAaactcccaaaacttactgcgaCATGGAGCTAAGGAGAAAATGTAGAacttgaaaaataagaaaaacagctTAGTGAAAAGCGTGTACAgtttaaaagcaaatagaaagtccttttttttttttggcagattTGCACATGTACAAGGTTTAAAATATTcatgacatatttttaaaaaatattcaaattttgaGCAGCTGCATGTCTGAGCACCTGCATTCCTCTCGGTCAAACATGAAAAAATgggatttacaaaataattttgacttgaGTTATTTATTAACGAATAACGTCTCTATTGAGAGAATGTGCACATTTTTTATGTTAACaggttttacagtattattacgatatttttttactactttttattcatttaaaatttgcttTTGAATTTCATTAAATTCCTTTGAACACGACTGCTCAAAACGGTCTAAATTTATGAAACctacacattcaaaacattattactctgaaatttttaatgtaaatgttaagtgTAAGTAAAATGTTTAGTACTGTAAGGTCTTTATGCTTATGCATATGTAGTGGTCTTACACTACATTTGCTGGCGTGTGAATTTGATAGGtgcttgatataaaataaatggtgcTTAAAAAAGTCCTTGAATCTGGTGTTCATGAAAGAGTGGGAaccctgtgtatatatatatatatgttaatatgtaGTGAACATATTCatactgaaaatgttttattttgttaaaatctatttcaatATTCTCAAGTATTTACAGAGTATTGTGTTTCATTGTATACTGATTGTACACTTTAAGACccaatacaatttttaaatgtaatggcACCTGtcagagttttttttgttttacacttTTTACTAAAATcgtattacatttaataaattagtAGACATTTTCTGTTTCTGCCACGGGACTCGCAAAAAGAGGCAACTAGGAATCACCCAAGCTTCAATCCTGATCTGACCCTTATGAAGatctgagaagagatgatgccgaCCCCTCAGAGGCCCTCAGTGCCGTCCACTCCTCATAGATCTTCCTTTTAACACGTATCTATGTATTTAATAACCAGTCTGATCACTATCAGAACAGAATTCAGTGTCATTATGTGCATATACTACAGAAAGACAATACAACAATGAGATAATGCATGCAATacaaatgttttgattttgCATGGAAGGTATTTCTTGGAAGAATAGTGCTTTATGTTAAATAATGTTATCGGTGGTTTTCTTAGCCAAGCAAATCATATTAGATATATTCCCTCTTACATGCtactaggtttaaaaaaaaagaaaaaagaaataaagaaaaacttaaTCGAAGACTCAGAATATAcagtttatttaaaagtttattttgaaCACTATCTCTAGGTATTTACCTAATTTAGATTAGAAGAATATCACATACAGCCTACATAAAGCaggaagcttgtttcctcatgaGGACGAAGAACAGATTTTGGATATTGCCatctttgtggggacattttgtcCCCATAATGTAGGGTATacctgaaacaaacaaacaaacaaacaaacaaacaaacacacacacacacacactgtccaTATCAGCctatataatacaaaaacacaatacaatGCTGTAATACATACAATACAAAAGCATACAATACTTGCATTCATGTTATTTCTTGGATTAATAATATGTTAAACTGAAGGCAGATATTAGAATTAGCATAACATGATAACAATGAACAagaatagatttttttaaagaaaaatccaGCTGAATGAAAAGAAACAAGCAACACACAACCCTTGTTTGCTCAACAGTAATGTCTGAAAGGGGGATTCATGACAAGGCTGCATGTTTGGGATCTGCATGAAAGAGGATGTAGCTGGAATTTCTGCATTATTTTCATATTCTTACATTGACCACAAACAAAACCAATGACAAGACAGTGTTTACATCAAACCAGATACTCACTCGCTCTTCTGCcccaaataaatcatttttattatctaTCTTTATATCCATCTATAATTTATAAACAGCCTCATTGAGACTAGAGCATTAGtgaactttattattattattattattattaaaaacttattattaaataaaa contains these protein-coding regions:
- the LOC131535596 gene encoding uncharacterized protein LOC131535596 — protein: MKISCSFICVFAVLINKVCLQVTVEAVIGGSVVLPCSTEHDLKLLDTEVHWRHNGSKIVFDIIKGEDSLENQGQWYKNRAETFPEEYVRGNFSIKLSGLTHTDAGKYICLITPSDEQKTVELIINDFFVGETTKEKGNKSTDQETRPDRVEKPWLWIPVVILLTIILGLLFFLIIFRKKIPSCLMSGEHGLGSDSHEVVSPVPRYKSVTAADLDEAGK